A portion of the Bacteroides faecium genome contains these proteins:
- a CDS encoding DUF6298 domain-containing protein codes for MNIQIRTILLGLLGIGFAQSHAQTFALQVKDEQITYLTDERGNRILDFSTCGYQASEQDIPSFRNVVFVPWKAGDNTARIQRAIDYVASLTPDASGFRGAVLLDKGEFSLSGSIRIATSGVILRGMDKEKTVLLKKGVDRGSLIYVEGTDDLNMQDTLQVLSKYVPVNTRTLEVALGTSLKKGDRIMVTRPSGKEWIASLGCDIFGGGISALGWKEGDMDLTWDRTITEVNGNQITLDAPLTVALDAQYGMSTIMTYQWNGRINHCGVENMTLVSDYDRRYPKDEDHCWTGISIEDAENCWVRQVNFKHFAGSAVIVQRTGSKITVEDCISREPVSEIGGMRRCTFHTLGQQTLFQRCYSEQGIHDFAAGYCAAGPNAFVQCDSYESLGFSGSIDAWACGLLFDVVNIDGHNLTFKNLGQDKNGAGWNTANSLFWQCTAAEIECYAPAKDTKNRAYGCWAQFSGDGEWAQSNNHVQPRSIFYAQLADRLQKECAERARILPRNTSATSSPTVEVAMKLAKEAYIPRLTLEHWIEENKFSPSVASAAVKSIDDIKEKKNTFNKLSAQPEVTITNGRIQMDGALLVGGSHTTPWWNGRLKTSFLKKASPAITRFVPGREGLGLTDRIDSVVNFMKQKNILVFDQNYGLWYDRRRDDHERVRRRDGDVWGPFYEQPFGRSGQGTAWEGLSKYDLNRPNAWYWARLKEFAEKGSEDGLLLFHENYFQHNIIEAGAHWVDSPWRSSNNINQTGFPEPVPFAGDKRIFVADMFYDISHPVRRELHRQYIRQCLNNFADNSNVIQLTSAEFTGPLHFVQFWLDVIAEWEAETGKKAKVALSTTKDVQDAILADSKRAAVVDIIDIRYWHYKTDGIFAPEGGKNMAPRQHMRKMKVGKVTFSEAYKAVNEYRQKFPRKAVTFYAQNYPAMGWAIFMAGGSCPVIPCTDKVFLRDAAIMEVEETNTDEYKKLVKSDIGSIIYSKSGTDIPIQLSSGKYALKYIHPSSGKIEVLNKALKINGLYRLKVPDKKEGIYWFHKL; via the coding sequence ATGAACATACAAATAAGAACTATCCTTTTGGGATTATTGGGTATTGGGTTTGCGCAGAGTCATGCGCAAACCTTTGCTTTGCAGGTAAAGGATGAGCAAATCACTTATCTGACCGATGAGAGGGGAAACCGGATTCTTGATTTCTCCACTTGCGGTTATCAGGCATCCGAACAGGATATTCCTTCCTTTAGGAATGTGGTGTTTGTGCCTTGGAAGGCAGGAGATAACACTGCACGCATCCAACGTGCCATCGACTACGTAGCGTCACTAACTCCCGATGCTTCCGGTTTTCGCGGAGCCGTATTACTGGACAAGGGAGAATTTTCTTTATCCGGCAGTATCCGTATTGCTACGTCGGGAGTCATACTGCGGGGAATGGATAAAGAGAAAACAGTACTGTTGAAGAAAGGAGTAGACAGGGGCTCGCTTATCTATGTAGAAGGGACGGATGACCTGAATATGCAGGATACATTGCAGGTGCTTTCCAAATACGTTCCGGTAAATACAAGAACATTGGAAGTAGCTTTAGGAACTTCTCTGAAGAAAGGTGACCGGATAATGGTAACCCGCCCTTCCGGGAAAGAATGGATTGCTTCATTGGGCTGTGATATCTTTGGTGGTGGAATCAGTGCTCTGGGATGGAAAGAGGGTGACATGGATTTGACTTGGGACAGGACTATTACCGAAGTGAATGGCAATCAAATCACATTGGATGCCCCATTAACCGTGGCCTTGGACGCCCAATACGGTATGTCTACGATTATGACCTACCAATGGAACGGACGTATCAATCATTGTGGAGTAGAAAATATGACATTGGTTTCCGACTATGATAGACGTTATCCCAAAGACGAAGACCATTGTTGGACAGGTATCTCCATCGAAGATGCGGAAAACTGCTGGGTAAGACAGGTTAATTTCAAGCATTTTGCGGGAAGTGCCGTTATAGTTCAGCGTACAGGTTCCAAAATTACCGTTGAGGACTGTATTTCGAGAGAGCCTGTTTCTGAAATTGGCGGAATGCGCCGTTGTACTTTCCATACGTTGGGACAGCAGACTTTATTTCAGCGTTGCTATTCAGAGCAAGGAATCCATGATTTTGCTGCCGGATACTGTGCAGCCGGGCCCAATGCTTTCGTACAATGTGATTCGTATGAATCTTTAGGATTCAGTGGTTCTATTGATGCCTGGGCATGCGGATTACTGTTTGATGTGGTCAATATTGACGGACATAATCTCACTTTCAAGAACTTGGGACAAGATAAGAACGGAGCCGGATGGAATACGGCAAATAGTTTGTTCTGGCAGTGTACCGCCGCAGAAATCGAATGTTATGCTCCGGCAAAAGATACAAAGAACCGTGCATACGGTTGCTGGGCGCAGTTCTCAGGAGATGGTGAATGGGCGCAGTCCAATAATCACGTACAGCCACGCAGTATCTTTTATGCCCAATTGGCAGACCGATTGCAAAAAGAATGTGCTGAACGTGCCCGTATCCTGCCTAGAAATACAAGTGCAACGAGTAGTCCTACCGTAGAAGTGGCTATGAAACTGGCAAAAGAAGCCTATATTCCTCGCTTGACATTGGAACACTGGATTGAAGAAAATAAGTTTTCTCCTTCGGTAGCGTCAGCCGCAGTAAAATCAATTGATGATATAAAAGAGAAAAAGAACACCTTCAACAAATTGTCGGCACAACCGGAAGTAACTATTACCAACGGACGTATCCAAATGGACGGCGCCTTACTGGTAGGTGGCAGTCATACCACTCCGTGGTGGAATGGAAGACTCAAAACCAGTTTCTTGAAAAAGGCAAGTCCTGCCATTACTCGCTTTGTTCCAGGACGTGAGGGGCTGGGATTGACCGACCGTATCGACTCTGTCGTTAACTTTATGAAGCAGAAGAACATTCTTGTCTTTGACCAAAATTACGGACTGTGGTACGACCGTCGCCGGGATGACCATGAACGTGTTCGTCGTCGGGATGGAGATGTATGGGGACCTTTCTACGAACAGCCTTTCGGACGTAGCGGCCAGGGAACTGCCTGGGAAGGATTAAGCAAGTATGACTTGAACCGCCCTAACGCATGGTATTGGGCACGATTGAAGGAATTTGCGGAAAAAGGGAGTGAAGACGGACTGCTTTTATTCCACGAAAACTACTTCCAGCATAATATCATTGAAGCTGGCGCACACTGGGTGGATAGTCCGTGGAGAAGTAGCAACAATATCAACCAGACCGGATTCCCGGAACCTGTTCCGTTTGCCGGAGACAAACGAATCTTTGTGGCAGACATGTTCTACGATATTAGCCATCCGGTACGTCGCGAACTGCACAGACAATATATTCGCCAATGCCTAAATAACTTTGCTGATAATTCGAACGTCATCCAACTGACAAGCGCTGAATTCACAGGTCCGTTGCACTTCGTGCAGTTTTGGCTGGATGTCATAGCCGAGTGGGAAGCGGAAACCGGCAAGAAGGCTAAAGTAGCGCTGAGTACAACAAAAGATGTACAGGATGCCATTCTTGCAGACTCGAAACGGGCTGCCGTAGTAGATATTATTGATATCCGCTATTGGCACTACAAGACGGATGGAATCTTTGCACCGGAAGGCGGAAAGAATATGGCTCCCCGCCAGCATATGCGTAAGATGAAAGTAGGGAAAGTAACTTTCAGTGAAGCATATAAAGCGGTAAATGAATATCGTCAGAAATTTCCTCGGAAGGCAGTGACATTCTATGCACAGAATTATCCGGCGATGGGATGGGCAATATTCATGGCGGGTGGTTCATGTCCTGTAATTCCGTGCACAGACAAAGTATTCCTAAGGGATGCTGCGATAATGGAAGTGGAAGAAACAAATACCGATGAGTACAAGAAATTGGTAAAATCTGATATTGGAAGTATCATTTATTCCAAGTCCGGAACAGATATTCCTATTCAATTATCGTCCGGAAAGTATGCATTAAAGTACATTCATCCAAGCTCCGGAAAGATAGAAGTTCTTAATAAAGCATTGAAAATAAATGGATTATACAGATTGAAGGTGCCAGACAAGAAAGAAGGTATTTATTGGTTCCATAAGCTATAA
- a CDS encoding RNA polymerase sigma factor, whose product MMEQTNNSTETLFASFQAGNMAAFSQLYNLHINILFNYGLKLTIDKELLQDCIHDVFVKLYTKRAELGTIDNVRSYLFISLKNKLCDELRKRMYMSDTSIEEVNMPTLTDVEDDYMENEQRKNEFSLVRRLLDQLSPRQREALTLYYIEEKKYEDICEIMNMNYQSVRNLMHRGLSKLRTLAS is encoded by the coding sequence ATGATGGAACAGACTAATAATTCAACCGAAACTTTATTCGCTTCTTTTCAAGCGGGAAATATGGCAGCTTTTTCTCAACTGTACAATTTGCATATCAATATCCTTTTTAATTATGGATTAAAGCTGACCATTGATAAAGAGTTACTTCAGGATTGCATCCATGATGTTTTCGTGAAACTCTATACTAAAAGAGCCGAATTAGGCACTATTGATAATGTTAGGTCATATTTGTTCATCTCATTAAAAAATAAGCTTTGCGACGAGCTTCGCAAACGTATGTATATGTCTGATACTTCTATAGAAGAGGTGAATATGCCGACTCTCACAGATGTGGAAGACGATTACATGGAAAATGAGCAACGCAAGAATGAGTTTTCATTGGTGAGGCGTTTACTCGACCAATTATCACCCCGCCAGCGTGAAGCGCTTACGCTATATTATATAGAAGAAAAGAAATATGAAGATATTTGCGAGATTATGAACATGAATTATCAGTCTGTACGCAATTTGATGCATCGCGGATTGTCTAAGTTGCGTACACTGGCTAGTTAA
- a CDS encoding threonine/serine exporter family protein → MKTSESLLSIGKFIAEYSAHLMGAGVHTSRVVRNSKRIGEAFGLDVKLGVFHKNIILTIIDKETNEACNEVIDIPAHPISFEHNSELSALSWEAVDNHLSLEELTKKYRKIVSAPMIHPLFVLILVGFANASFCKLFGGDLISMGIVFSATITGFYLKQQMQKKKMNHYIVFIVSAFVASLCASTALIFDTTSEIAMATSVLYLVPGVPLINGVIDVVEGYVLTGFARLTEASLLIVSIAIGLSFTLLMVKNSLI, encoded by the coding sequence ATGAAGACAAGCGAATCTTTATTATCCATAGGTAAATTTATAGCAGAATATTCAGCCCATTTAATGGGCGCGGGAGTGCACACGTCACGAGTCGTACGTAACTCCAAACGTATCGGAGAAGCTTTTGGTTTAGATGTAAAATTAGGTGTATTTCATAAAAATATCATTCTAACAATTATAGACAAGGAAACAAACGAAGCCTGTAATGAGGTTATAGATATTCCTGCACATCCTATCAGTTTCGAGCATAATTCAGAGCTAAGTGCGTTAAGCTGGGAAGCGGTAGACAACCATCTCTCGTTGGAAGAACTGACAAAGAAGTACAGGAAGATTGTTTCCGCTCCGATGATACATCCTCTTTTTGTGTTGATATTAGTGGGCTTTGCCAATGCCTCTTTCTGCAAACTGTTCGGTGGTGACTTGATTTCTATGGGAATCGTTTTTTCAGCGACTATTACAGGTTTTTACCTGAAGCAGCAGATGCAGAAAAAGAAAATGAACCACTATATTGTTTTTATAGTCTCGGCTTTCGTCGCATCCCTATGTGCTTCCACAGCTCTGATTTTTGATACGACCTCTGAAATCGCGATGGCGACCAGCGTACTTTATCTCGTACCCGGCGTTCCCTTGATTAATGGCGTGATTGATGTAGTAGAAGGATATGTCCTGACAGGATTTGCCCGTCTGACAGAAGCGTCTTTACTGATTGTCAGTATCGCTATCGGACTTTCCTTCACATTATTAATGGTAAAAAACAGTTTAATTTAA
- a CDS encoding threonine/serine exporter family protein — MIALDILTDGFFAAVAGIGFGAISDPPLRAFKMIAILAALGHACRFCLMTYLGVDIATASLFAGLVIGFGSLWLGKKVYCPMTVLYIPALLPMIPGKFAYNMVFSLIMCLQNMNDPEQLDKFMGMFFSNSLIASTVIFMLAVGATFPMFLFPHRAFSLTRH, encoded by the coding sequence ATGATAGCACTTGACATTCTTACTGACGGATTTTTTGCAGCAGTAGCAGGTATAGGATTTGGTGCGATTTCCGACCCGCCTTTGCGTGCGTTCAAAATGATTGCCATATTGGCGGCATTAGGACACGCCTGCCGTTTTTGTCTGATGACTTATTTGGGGGTAGATATTGCTACCGCTTCCTTGTTTGCCGGACTGGTTATCGGTTTCGGTAGTTTATGGTTAGGGAAAAAGGTATATTGTCCGATGACGGTACTTTATATTCCGGCATTGCTTCCTATGATTCCGGGCAAGTTTGCCTATAACATGGTATTCTCATTGATTATGTGTTTACAGAATATGAATGACCCGGAGCAACTGGATAAATTCATGGGTATGTTTTTCTCCAATAGTCTGATAGCCAGTACTGTTATATTTATGCTGGCAGTAGGAGCCACATTCCCAATGTTCCTGTTTCCACATCGGGCTTTTTCTTTAACAAGACATTAA
- a CDS encoding DUF6064 family protein, giving the protein MEIFWRTIAYYNSATWLLQLVIILIGIALTALLIGKPRPWVKMAMKFYMIGLYAWISIIYYYIYCEERSYNGVMAMFWGVMAIIWIWDAITGYTTFERTHKYDILSYILLAMPFIYPLVSLARGLSFPEMTSPVMPCSVVVFTIGLLLLFAHKVNMFLVLFLCHWSLIGLSKTYFFQIPEDFLLASATIPGLYLFFREYFLNNLHADTKPKAKYINWLLITVCVGLAILLTTTMFLELVPKN; this is encoded by the coding sequence ATGGAGATTTTTTGGAGAACAATCGCATATTATAATTCAGCTACCTGGCTTTTGCAGTTAGTAATTATTCTTATTGGTATTGCATTGACGGCATTACTTATCGGCAAGCCGCGTCCATGGGTAAAGATGGCAATGAAGTTTTATATGATAGGACTTTATGCATGGATTTCTATCATTTACTATTATATATATTGCGAAGAGCGCAGTTATAATGGAGTGATGGCAATGTTTTGGGGAGTAATGGCTATCATATGGATATGGGATGCGATTACAGGATACACGACTTTTGAACGTACTCATAAATACGATATATTGTCCTATATTCTGTTAGCAATGCCTTTCATATATCCATTGGTATCACTGGCACGCGGACTTTCTTTTCCGGAAATGACTTCTCCGGTAATGCCTTGCTCTGTGGTAGTATTTACTATCGGATTGTTATTGCTGTTTGCCCACAAAGTAAATATGTTCCTGGTACTTTTCCTTTGCCATTGGTCATTGATAGGATTGTCCAAGACTTATTTCTTCCAAATCCCCGAGGATTTTCTGTTAGCTAGTGCAACGATTCCGGGACTATATCTCTTCTTCCGGGAGTATTTCCTGAATAATCTGCATGCCGATACGAAGCCGAAAGCGAAATATATTAATTGGCTGTTGATTACGGTCTGTGTCGGACTGGCTATATTGTTGACTACAACGATGTTTTTGGAATTAGTTCCAAAGAACTAG
- the kdsR gene encoding 3-ketodihydrosphingosine reductase, with product MQSQVILITGASSGFGKFTAQMLSEQGHIVYGTSRKASGNMDNVKMLVVDVTSPFSIRQAVEQIISEQGRIDVLINNAGIGIGGALELATEDEVNKQMNTNFFGVVNMCREVLPVMRKARKGKVINISSIGGVMGIPYQGFYSASKFAVEGYSEALALEVHPFNIKVCLVEPGDFNTGFTDNRNISELTRLDADYGESFLKSLEIIEKEERNGCHPRKLAAAICRIVARKDPPFRTKVGPFVQVLFAKSKRWLPDAVMLYALRIFYAIK from the coding sequence ATGCAATCACAAGTCATACTTATCACCGGAGCGTCTTCCGGATTCGGAAAGTTCACAGCCCAAATGTTATCGGAACAAGGACACATCGTTTACGGGACAAGCCGGAAGGCTTCCGGGAATATGGATAACGTAAAAATGCTTGTTGTCGATGTCACCAGCCCTTTTTCCATCCGTCAAGCGGTAGAGCAGATAATTTCGGAACAGGGACGGATAGATGTATTGATAAATAATGCCGGCATAGGTATCGGCGGTGCGCTGGAACTTGCCACAGAAGATGAGGTGAACAAACAGATGAATACCAATTTCTTTGGTGTAGTGAATATGTGCAGGGAAGTATTGCCTGTCATGCGCAAGGCACGTAAAGGGAAAGTTATCAATATCAGTTCTATCGGTGGTGTGATGGGTATCCCCTATCAGGGCTTCTATTCGGCTTCGAAGTTTGCGGTGGAAGGTTATAGTGAGGCTTTAGCTTTGGAAGTGCATCCGTTTAATATCAAGGTATGTCTGGTAGAGCCGGGAGATTTTAATACCGGATTTACGGATAACCGGAATATTTCCGAACTGACAAGGTTGGATGCCGATTACGGAGAAAGTTTCTTGAAATCGCTGGAGATTATAGAAAAGGAAGAACGTAACGGATGCCACCCACGAAAGCTGGCTGCTGCAATTTGTAGAATAGTAGCTCGTAAGGATCCGCCTTTCCGAACCAAAGTAGGGCCGTTTGTACAAGTCCTGTTTGCAAAAAGCAAAAGATGGTTGCCCGATGCGGTAATGCTGTATGCCCTTCGGATATTTTACGCAATAAAATAA
- a CDS encoding HAD family hydrolase: MIKNIVFDFGGVIVDIDRDKAVQAFIELGLADADTRLDKYHQTGIFQELEEGKLSADEFRKQLGDLCGRELTMEETKQAWLGFFNEVDLRKLDYILELRKSYHVYILSNTNPFVMSWACSPDFSSKKMPLNDYCDNLYLSYQLGHTKPAPEIFDFMINDCNIIPSETLFVDDGASNIQIGKKLGFETFQPENGADWREELTTILKK; the protein is encoded by the coding sequence ATGATTAAGAATATTGTATTTGATTTTGGTGGAGTTATTGTAGACATTGACCGTGATAAAGCTGTCCAGGCATTTATCGAACTGGGATTGGCGGATGCGGATACCCGTTTGGATAAATATCACCAAACCGGAATCTTTCAGGAATTAGAGGAAGGAAAACTTAGTGCGGATGAATTCAGAAAGCAGTTGGGAGATTTATGTGGACGTGAACTTACTATGGAAGAAACGAAGCAAGCATGGCTGGGCTTCTTCAATGAGGTGGATTTGCGCAAGCTTGATTATATTTTGGAATTACGGAAATCTTATCATGTATATATTCTTAGTAATACCAATCCTTTTGTCATGTCATGGGCATGCAGCCCGGATTTTTCTTCAAAGAAAATGCCGTTGAACGATTATTGTGACAACTTATATTTATCCTACCAACTGGGACATACAAAACCCGCACCGGAAATTTTCGATTTTATGATAAATGATTGTAATATCATTCCTTCCGAAACTCTATTTGTCGACGATGGCGCTTCTAATATCCAGATAGGCAAAAAACTCGGATTCGAGACTTTTCAACCGGAGAATGGCGCAGACTGGCGGGAAGAACTGACAACTATACTAAAGAAGTAA
- a CDS encoding tetratricopeptide repeat protein, which yields MGNLRILLYVFVLSLAACHPEGTNVKQGLDKAAQLIEQDPDTASIILETIQMNQMNEAQLAEYNLLCTQFNEDKNIPHSSDNQIRQAVSYYEQYGDKYQKSRAYYYLACVESDLNQEKDAEIHFKEAIKLAAQTEEYEQMTKICKRCSLYYQKYGNFDEALEMERKAYASQLMLIDSNDRSTVILSSALGLFGVMSLLLGLLWKKHLSVHSQLDTFKEEMQKKDVESDKLALQCNYLEEKYQSLQQHIYEDSPVISKVRQLKERTALSSRVPSFSEKDWTELLRLQESVYGLVSKLKELSPRLTEEDLRVCAFLREGVQPACFADLMKLTVETLTRRISRIKTEKLMLVNSKESLEDIVKSL from the coding sequence ATGGGTAATCTTCGAATTTTATTGTATGTATTTGTCCTTTCTCTGGCTGCCTGTCATCCTGAGGGGACTAATGTGAAACAAGGATTAGACAAAGCAGCTCAATTAATAGAGCAAGACCCGGATACGGCATCCATTATCCTTGAGACTATTCAAATGAACCAAATGAATGAAGCGCAGCTTGCAGAATATAATCTGCTGTGCACTCAATTCAACGAAGACAAAAATATACCTCATTCTTCTGATAACCAAATCCGCCAAGCCGTATCTTATTACGAACAATACGGAGATAAATATCAGAAATCGAGAGCTTATTATTATCTGGCATGTGTAGAAAGTGACTTGAATCAGGAAAAAGACGCCGAGATTCATTTCAAAGAAGCAATAAAACTTGCCGCACAAACAGAAGAATATGAGCAGATGACTAAAATCTGCAAGAGATGCAGCCTTTATTACCAGAAATACGGAAACTTTGACGAAGCGCTGGAAATGGAAAGAAAAGCGTATGCCAGCCAATTGATGTTGATTGACAGTAATGACCGTTCTACCGTGATTCTGTCATCCGCCTTAGGATTGTTCGGTGTTATGTCCCTCTTGCTCGGATTACTTTGGAAGAAACATTTGTCTGTACATTCGCAGTTGGACACCTTTAAAGAAGAAATGCAGAAAAAAGATGTTGAATCAGACAAGCTGGCACTGCAATGCAACTATCTCGAAGAGAAATACCAGTCTCTCCAACAACATATCTATGAAGATTCTCCGGTTATTTCAAAAGTCCGTCAGTTGAAGGAACGAACAGCCTTATCTTCGCGAGTACCTTCTTTCTCCGAAAAAGATTGGACGGAATTATTGCGGCTTCAAGAAAGTGTTTACGGGCTTGTATCCAAATTGAAAGAGTTAAGTCCTAGACTTACGGAAGAAGATTTAAGGGTATGTGCCTTTTTAAGAGAAGGCGTTCAGCCTGCCTGTTTTGCGGATTTAATGAAACTGACTGTTGAAACTCTGACCCGAAGAATTTCCAGAATAAAAACAGAGAAACTGATGCTAGTAAACTCCAAAGAATCGTTGGAAGATATTGTAAAATCACTGTAG